One genomic window of Arachis hypogaea cultivar Tifrunner chromosome 8, arahy.Tifrunner.gnm2.J5K5, whole genome shotgun sequence includes the following:
- the LOC112707240 gene encoding early nodulin-like protein 9 produces the protein MATTNVLRSNEVGHVLLGLFCLLLLVNKGNAYEFVVGGQKGWSVPSDPNSNSYNQWAEKNRFQIGDSLVFNYQSGQDSVLQVSSEDYASCNTDGSSEKFSDGHTVIKLKQSGPHYFISGNKDNCAKNEKLVVIVMADRTNRNTNQTGTAVSPSPSPLPTLSTESIAPSPPTAGTVGPTPPTGTVGAPPPTGTVGAPPPTPAGTVGAPPPAPTGTMGTPPPLQGVSPPPPGTSLTNPTSAPVSQPPPNAASSVFLSFVSSLGALMASILVLSF, from the exons ATGGCTACTACCAATGTTTTAAGGTCTAATGAAGTGGGTCATGTCTTATTGGGATTGTTCTGTCTATTGCTCTTGGTAAACAAGGGTAATGCTTATGAGTTTGTAGTAGGGGGTCAAAAGGGTTGGAGTGTTCCAAGTGACCCCAATTCCAATTCTTACAATCAATGGGCAGAAAAGAACAGATTTCAAATAGGAGACTCCCTAG TGTTCAATTACCAATCTGGTCAAGACTCGGTGCTTCAGGTAAGTAGTGAAGATTATGCAAGCTGCAACACTGATGGATCTTCTGAAAAATTCTCTGACGGCCATACAGTCATCAAGCTGAAGCAATCAGGGCCACACTATTTCATAAGCGGAAACAAAGACAACTGTGCCAAGAATGAGAAACTAGTGGTGATTGTGATGGCTGACAGGACCAACAGAAACACCAACCAAACAGGCACTGCtgtttctccttctccttctccattGCCCACTCTCTCAACAGAGTCAATTGCTCCTTCACCACCAACAGCAGGGACTGTTGGCCCTACACCACCAACAGGAACTGTGGGTGCTCCTCCACCAACAGGGACTGTCGGTGCGCCACCTCCAACACCAGCAGGGACTGTAGGTGCTCCACCACCTGCACCAACAGGGACTATGGGGACTCCACCTCCTCTGCAAGGAGTTTCACCTCCACCACCAGGGACTTCGTTGACAAACCCAACTTCTGCTCCTGTCAGCCAACCTCCTCCTAATGCCGCTTCTTCAGTCTTTCTCAGCTTTGTTAGCTCTCTTGGAGCACTCATGGCTTCTATTCTGGTTTTATCATTCTAA
- the LOC112707239 gene encoding protein disulfide-isomerase 5-4: MISSSKLKSVDFYRKIPRDLTEASLSGAGLSIVAALSMIFLFGMELSNYLSFSTTTSVIVDKSSDGEFLRIDFNISFPALSCEFASVDVSDVLGTNRLNITKTVRKFSIDTNLRPTGAEFHSGTTANIIKHDEQVEEESVEGSLTLTSRNFDKYSRLFPITVVNFYAPWCYWSQRLKPSWEKAAKIIKERYDPEIDGRIVLGKVDCTEEGDLCRSHHIQGYPSIRIFRKGSDIRDDHGDHDHESYYGDRDTDSLVKTMEKLVASLPAESQKLGLEDKSNGTEYRKRPAPLAGGCRIEGYVRVKKVPGDLVISARSDAHSFDASQMNMSHVVHHLSFGRKLSPRVLSDVKRLIPYVGSSHERLNGRSFINTRDLGANVTMEHYLQIVKTEVITGKDYKLVEEYEYTAHSSVAQSLHIPVAKFHLELSPMQVLVTENQKSFSHFITNVCAIIGGIFTVAGILDSILHNTIRLMKKVELGKNF, from the exons ATGATTTCCTCAAGCAAACTCAAATCCGTTGATTTCTACAG AAAAATCCCTAGAGATTTAACTGAGGCATCACTATCTGGAGCGGGGTTATCCATAGTAGCAGCTCTCTCCATGATCTTTTTATTTGGAATG GAACTCAGTAATTATTTGTCTTTCAGCACCACTACATCTGTGATTGTTGACAAGAGTTCTGACGGGGAGTTTTTACGTATAGATTTCAATATCAG TTTTCCTGCACTTTCATGCGAGTTTGCATCGGTTGATGTGAGTGACGTGCTGGGAACA AACAGACTGAATATAACAAAAACAGTTCGCAAGTTTTCTATTGATACAAATTTAAGACCCACTGGGGCTGAATTTCATTCAGGGACAACTGCAAACATCATTAAACATGATGAGCAAGTAGAGGAAGAATCAGTTGAAGGTTCTCTTACACTTACATCACGCAATTTTGATAAATATTCTCGTCT GTTTCCAATTACAGTTGTGAATTTTTATGCTCCTTGGTGTTACTGGAGTCAACGCTTG AAACCTTCATGGGAGAAAGCAgctaaaataataaaagagag ATATGATCCAGAGATCGATGGCCGTATTGTTTTGGGGAAGGTAGATTGCACAGAAGAAGGAGATTTATGCCGGAG CCATCACATACAAGGGTATCCATCAATTCGTATCTTCCGTAAAGGAAGTGATATCAG AGATGACCATGGAGATCATGATCATGAGTCCTATTATGGAGATCGTGATACAGATAGCCTAGTCAAG ACAATGGAGAAGTTAGTGGCTTCTCTCCCTGCAGAATCTCAGAAGCTAGGTTTGGAGGATAAATCCAATGGAACAGAGTACAGAAAAAGACCCGCACCTTTAGCTGGGGGATGTAGAATTGAAGGATATGTGCGTGTCAAAAAG GTTCCAGGAGATTTGGTTATATCAGCTAGATCTGATGCCCATTCTTTCGATGCTTCTCAAATGAACATGTCACATGTCGTACACCATCTATCTTTTGGACGGAAATTGTCACCTAGGGTTTTGAGTGATGTGAAGCGCTTGATACCTTATGTTGGTAGCAGCCATGAAAGGTTGAATGGTCGGTCATTCATCAATACACGTGATTTAGGAGCAAATGTTACT ATGGAGCATTACCTCCAGATAGTTAAAACAGAGGTGATTACTGGAAAAGATTATAAATTAGTTGAGGAGTATGAATACACAGCACACAGCAGTGTAGCACAGAGTTTACACATTCCTGTGGCAAAGTTCCATCTTGAGCTCTCCCCCATGCAG GTCTTAGTAACAGAAAACCAGAAATCTTTTTCACATTTTATAACAAATGTCTGTGCTATCATTGGGGGTATTTTCACG GTAGCTGGAATTTTGGACTCGATTCTGCACAACACTATTAGACTAATGAAAAAAGTTGAGCTTGGCAAAAACTTCTGA